A DNA window from Mycobacterium sp. IDR2000157661 contains the following coding sequences:
- the eccCb gene encoding type VII secretion protein EccCb, producing MTSLEPDQRVLREVVLDQLTTGETRAYRMWLPPLADPTPVDELIERDLQRRALRFGLGIMDEPRRHRQEVWGIDVSAASGNIAVGGAPQTGKSTFLQTLILSAAASHTPRQVQFYCVDLGGGGLMYLEDLPHVGGVATRSEPDRVNRVVAEMKAVLRQREAMFKHYRVGSMAAYRQMREDPAHPAAADPFGDVFLVIDGWPAFVAEFGDLEAVVQDLAGQGLAFGVHTVISTPRWTELKSRVRDYLGTKVEFRLGDVNETQIDRMTRDIPTDRPGRAVSMEKHHLMMGVPRLDGVHSADNLVTAMSEAVEAISAQTTEQAPRVRVLPERIYLHDLDPHPPGPDSDYRTRWTVPLGVRESDLSVAYNPMHMTPHLLIFGAPKSGKTRIAHAVAEAICLRNSPEQVRFMLADYRSGLLDAVPQGHLLAAGAVNRNNATLEEAIKALAINLKKRLPPADLTTAQLRARSWWSGPDVVLLVDDWHMIVAASGVVPPMAPLFPLLPAAADIGLHIIVTCQMSQAHRATMDKFVGAAYGAGSPTLFLSGEKQEFPSSEIKLKRRPPGQAFLVSPEGKEVIQAAYVDPPEEEVH from the coding sequence GTGACGAGCCTCGAGCCGGATCAGCGCGTGCTGCGCGAGGTGGTCCTCGACCAGCTGACCACCGGCGAGACCAGGGCCTACCGGATGTGGTTGCCGCCGTTGGCCGATCCCACCCCGGTCGACGAACTCATCGAACGCGACCTCCAGCGCCGTGCGCTGCGTTTCGGGCTCGGCATCATGGACGAGCCGCGTCGGCACCGGCAGGAGGTGTGGGGCATCGACGTCTCCGCGGCCAGCGGCAACATCGCGGTGGGCGGGGCGCCGCAGACCGGCAAGTCGACATTCCTGCAGACGCTGATCCTCTCGGCCGCCGCGTCGCACACTCCCCGGCAGGTCCAGTTCTACTGCGTCGACCTCGGCGGTGGCGGCCTGATGTATCTGGAGGATCTGCCGCACGTCGGCGGCGTCGCGACCCGGTCCGAGCCCGACCGGGTGAACCGTGTGGTCGCGGAAATGAAAGCCGTTCTGCGTCAACGTGAAGCGATGTTCAAGCACTACCGGGTGGGCTCGATGGCGGCCTACCGGCAGATGCGTGAGGACCCGGCTCATCCGGCAGCGGCCGACCCGTTCGGGGACGTTTTCCTGGTGATCGACGGCTGGCCGGCGTTCGTCGCCGAATTCGGTGACCTCGAAGCGGTCGTGCAGGACCTCGCGGGCCAGGGCCTGGCGTTCGGGGTGCACACGGTCATCTCCACCCCGCGCTGGACCGAGCTGAAGTCACGCGTGCGCGACTACCTCGGTACCAAGGTCGAGTTCCGGCTCGGTGACGTCAACGAGACCCAGATCGACCGGATGACTCGCGACATACCGACGGACCGTCCCGGCCGCGCGGTGTCGATGGAGAAGCACCACCTGATGATGGGAGTGCCCCGCCTCGACGGTGTGCACAGCGCCGACAACCTGGTCACTGCGATGTCCGAGGCCGTGGAGGCCATCTCGGCGCAGACCACCGAGCAGGCGCCACGGGTGCGTGTTCTGCCCGAACGGATCTACCTGCATGACCTCGATCCGCACCCACCCGGCCCGGACTCCGACTACCGCACGCGCTGGACGGTGCCGCTCGGAGTGCGCGAGTCCGACCTGTCGGTGGCCTACAACCCCATGCACATGACCCCGCATCTGCTGATCTTCGGAGCCCCCAAGTCCGGCAAGACACGGATCGCCCACGCGGTGGCGGAGGCCATCTGCCTGCGCAACAGCCCCGAGCAGGTGCGCTTCATGCTGGCCGACTACCGGTCCGGGTTGCTCGATGCGGTGCCTCAGGGCCACCTGCTCGCCGCGGGAGCGGTCAACCGCAACAACGCGACCCTGGAAGAGGCCATCAAAGCGCTGGCCATCAACCTCAAGAAGCGTCTGCCGCCTGCCGACCTGACCACCGCGCAGTTGCGCGCCCGGTCGTGGTGGAGCGGGCCCGACGTGGTTCTGCTCGTCGACGACTGGCACATGATCGTGGCGGCGAGCGGAGTCGTCCCGCCGATGGCCCCGCTGTTTCCGCTGCTGCCCGCCGCCGCCGACATCGGGCTGCACATCATCGTGACGTGCCAGATGAGCCAAGCCCACCGGGCCACCATGGACAAGTTCGTGGGCGCCGCCTACGGGGCCGGGTCGCCGACGCTGTTCCTCTCCGGCGAGAAGCAGGAGTTCCCGTCCAGCGAGATCAAACTCAAGCGACGGCCTCCTGGCCAGGCGTTTCTGGTCTCACCCGAGGGAAAGGAGGTCATTCAGGCCGCCTATGTGGATCCACCGGAAGAAGAAGTGCATTGA
- a CDS encoding PE family protein, whose product MQPMTHNPGAAGVGAQVVANGMRGLAAGTVATAEVTALVPAGADEVSAQAALAFAAQGVETLAMNTFAQQELARAGASYMEIAGIYTAVDGANAATF is encoded by the coding sequence ATGCAACCTATGACCCACAATCCGGGGGCGGCTGGAGTCGGCGCACAAGTGGTCGCGAACGGTATGCGCGGGCTGGCAGCGGGCACGGTGGCCACGGCCGAGGTGACCGCGCTGGTGCCGGCCGGTGCTGACGAGGTGTCGGCCCAGGCGGCGCTGGCCTTCGCCGCGCAGGGCGTGGAGACCCTCGCGATGAACACCTTCGCCCAGCAGGAGCTTGCCCGGGCGGGCGCGTCCTATATGGAGATCGCCGGCATCTACACGGCGGTCGACGGCGCCAACGCCGCCACTTTCTGA
- a CDS encoding PPE family protein, translated as MFWHAMPPELNTARLMAGAGAAPMLQAAAGWEALAISLETQADELAASLASLTSVWSGSASERAVASTMPMVAWLRTVSAQAQKRALQAVAQANSYSLAMATTPPLPEIAANHVTRAVLHATNFLGINTVPIGINEFDYFERMWNQAAGAMDVYQAETAMNIMFEPIMPPKPIVIPGVGEGAAAAALGQAVAGAPGAAMRNAAIAHVGAQATVESAGLQTGRAVAQANQMAVHAEEQAQRTQNAGQPAPHQMQQGMQMGVQMASQLGSTVAQLPQQGMQLVTQPMQQLAQPLQQVTSMFGQLGSLGGEKAQMGLIGASPLSNHPLAGGTGAGAGAGLVRAASLPGAGGTAARTPLMAGLIGDTKPVAVAPGAAAGATTGGLAPVGAGAGGMGPAHAMGQRGVSGGSRQGLTAPSVLPQDLGENEDDDDW; from the coding sequence ATGTTCTGGCATGCCATGCCGCCAGAATTGAATACTGCGCGGCTGATGGCCGGCGCCGGTGCGGCGCCGATGCTTCAGGCCGCTGCCGGCTGGGAGGCCCTGGCGATCTCACTCGAGACCCAGGCCGACGAGCTGGCCGCCAGTCTGGCTTCCCTGACGTCGGTGTGGAGCGGTTCGGCAAGCGAGCGCGCCGTTGCCTCGACGATGCCGATGGTGGCCTGGCTGCGCACGGTGTCGGCGCAGGCCCAGAAGCGGGCGCTGCAGGCAGTGGCGCAGGCGAACTCCTACAGCCTGGCCATGGCCACTACGCCACCGCTGCCGGAGATAGCGGCCAACCACGTCACCCGTGCGGTACTGCATGCCACCAACTTCCTCGGCATCAACACCGTGCCCATCGGGATCAACGAGTTCGATTACTTCGAGCGGATGTGGAACCAGGCCGCAGGCGCGATGGACGTGTATCAAGCCGAGACGGCCATGAACATCATGTTCGAGCCCATCATGCCGCCCAAGCCGATCGTCATCCCCGGTGTCGGCGAGGGCGCCGCGGCGGCGGCGCTCGGCCAGGCGGTCGCGGGGGCACCCGGCGCGGCGATGCGCAATGCGGCGATCGCCCACGTCGGCGCCCAGGCGACGGTCGAGTCCGCGGGCCTGCAGACCGGCCGCGCGGTGGCGCAGGCCAACCAGATGGCGGTGCACGCCGAGGAGCAGGCGCAACGCACGCAGAACGCCGGCCAGCCGGCTCCGCACCAGATGCAGCAGGGCATGCAGATGGGCGTGCAGATGGCGTCGCAACTGGGGTCGACCGTGGCGCAATTGCCGCAGCAGGGCATGCAGCTGGTCACGCAGCCGATGCAGCAGCTGGCCCAGCCGCTGCAGCAGGTCACGTCGATGTTCGGCCAGCTGGGCAGCCTCGGTGGCGAGAAGGCGCAGATGGGTCTGATCGGCGCCAGTCCGCTTTCGAACCACCCACTCGCGGGTGGAACCGGCGCTGGTGCGGGCGCCGGTCTGGTGCGAGCGGCCTCGTTGCCCGGTGCGGGCGGAACGGCGGCGCGCACACCGCTGATGGCCGGGCTGATCGGCGACACCAAACCGGTCGCCGTGGCACCGGGTGCGGCCGCGGGCGCCACGACCGGTGGCCTGGCACCCGTCGGCGCGGGTGCAGGCGGCATGGGCCCGGCGCATGCGATGGGCCAGCGCGGCGTGAGCGGCGGGAGCAGACAGGGGCTGACTGCGCCGTCAGTGCTGCCTCAGGATCTGGGCGAAAACGAGGACGACGACGACTGGTGA
- a CDS encoding WXG100 family type VII secretion target, with the protein MAQMNTDAAVLAKEAANFERISAELKGVISHVEATAGALAGQMVGQAGTAAQAALVRYQEAAARQIQELNDISANIHTSGVQYTATDEDQSSALASVMFNQ; encoded by the coding sequence ATGGCACAGATGAATACCGATGCCGCTGTCCTCGCCAAGGAGGCAGCCAACTTCGAGCGGATCTCCGCAGAGCTCAAGGGCGTCATCTCGCACGTCGAGGCCACCGCGGGGGCACTCGCCGGCCAGATGGTCGGCCAGGCCGGTACCGCGGCGCAAGCTGCCCTGGTGCGCTACCAGGAGGCCGCGGCTCGTCAGATCCAGGAGCTGAACGACATCTCGGCCAACATCCACACCTCGGGCGTCCAGTACACCGCGACCGACGAGGACCAGTCCTCCGCGCTTGCCAGCGTGATGTTCAACCAGTAA
- a CDS encoding WXG100 family type VII secretion target has product MTEQVWNFAGIEGGASEIQGAVGQTAGLLDEGKASLAALAAVWGGSGSEAYQAVQMRWDSTSAELNAALQNLAQTISEAGATMAQTEAGVTGMFA; this is encoded by the coding sequence ATGACGGAACAGGTATGGAACTTCGCAGGCATCGAAGGCGGAGCTAGCGAGATCCAGGGCGCAGTCGGCCAGACCGCCGGACTGCTCGACGAGGGCAAGGCTTCGCTCGCGGCGCTCGCCGCGGTGTGGGGTGGCAGCGGCTCGGAGGCCTACCAGGCCGTCCAGATGCGTTGGGACAGCACCTCCGCCGAGCTCAACGCGGCGCTGCAGAACCTGGCGCAGACGATCAGCGAGGCCGGCGCCACCATGGCCCAGACCGAAGCCGGCGTCACCGGGATGTTCGCATAA
- a CDS encoding MinD/ParA family ATP-binding protein, protein MSADYDRLFHGTGDGVQTADDTDRDSAGTRAAAPMPSGGHGGEAAPPPMPVSPAATSGPGQTKAASAPPPRQTEVTAQIPPTRSTMPQRQPNSMLRTPQSGGPAGARFEQPRLAPTPAPRPAPAPAPSQHFADPPSDGGFRSASTPATSAATIGNHRAIDALSHVGVKSAVKMPSQRGWRHLLYVLTRINLGLSPDELYEMELNTRIRRNARDSYQIGVFGLKGGVGKTALTVALGSALSRVRGDRILAVDADPDGGNLADRAGRQSAATISDLLADKELARYNDIRAYTSMNSANLEVLSSEDYSGARREFNDEDWKGVTNIVSRYYNLVLADCGAGLFQPAARGVLSTVSGLVIVASASIDGARQAALTMDWLRHNGYQDLLGRSCVVINHVVPGKPNIDVDDLVAQFERHVPPGRVVVLPYDKHIAAGTEIQLELLGKAFKRRTIELAAALSDDFDRLERR, encoded by the coding sequence ATGTCGGCCGACTATGACCGGCTTTTCCACGGCACCGGTGACGGCGTGCAAACCGCCGACGACACCGACCGCGACTCCGCGGGCACGCGGGCAGCGGCGCCGATGCCCTCTGGCGGCCACGGTGGCGAGGCCGCCCCACCTCCTATGCCCGTCAGCCCCGCAGCCACCTCTGGGCCGGGACAGACCAAGGCCGCGTCGGCGCCTCCGCCGCGGCAGACCGAGGTCACCGCGCAGATACCGCCGACGCGTTCGACAATGCCGCAGCGACAACCGAATTCGATGTTGCGTACGCCGCAGTCCGGCGGCCCGGCGGGCGCCAGGTTCGAGCAGCCGCGTTTGGCGCCCACGCCGGCGCCCCGGCCCGCACCGGCTCCCGCCCCGAGCCAGCATTTCGCCGACCCGCCGTCCGACGGCGGGTTCCGCTCGGCTTCGACTCCGGCCACTTCGGCGGCCACCATCGGCAACCACCGCGCGATCGACGCGCTGTCGCACGTCGGGGTCAAGTCGGCGGTCAAGATGCCCTCGCAGCGGGGCTGGCGCCACCTGCTCTACGTGCTGACGCGGATCAACCTGGGTCTCTCGCCGGACGAGCTCTACGAGATGGAGTTGAACACCCGGATCCGCCGGAACGCCCGCGACTCGTATCAGATCGGCGTCTTCGGCCTCAAGGGCGGTGTCGGCAAGACGGCGTTGACCGTCGCCCTCGGTTCCGCGCTGAGCAGGGTGCGTGGCGACCGGATCCTGGCTGTGGACGCCGACCCCGATGGCGGCAACCTCGCCGACCGGGCGGGACGCCAATCGGCGGCGACGATCTCTGACCTGCTAGCGGACAAGGAACTGGCGCGTTACAACGACATTCGCGCTTACACCAGCATGAACTCCGCCAACCTCGAGGTGCTGTCGTCCGAGGACTACAGCGGCGCGCGCCGGGAGTTCAACGATGAGGACTGGAAGGGCGTGACCAACATCGTGTCGCGCTACTACAACCTCGTGCTGGCCGACTGCGGCGCTGGGCTGTTCCAGCCCGCGGCCCGTGGTGTGCTGTCGACCGTGTCGGGGCTGGTGATCGTCGCCAGCGCGTCGATCGACGGGGCGCGCCAGGCTGCGCTGACGATGGACTGGTTGCGCCACAACGGATATCAGGACCTGCTCGGCCGGTCCTGCGTGGTGATCAACCACGTCGTCCCCGGCAAGCCGAACATCGACGTCGACGACCTGGTCGCGCAGTTCGAGCGGCACGTGCCGCCGGGGCGGGTGGTCGTGCTGCCGTACGACAAGCACATCGCGGCAGGCACCGAGATTCAACTGGAACTGCTCGGCAAGGCGTTCAAGCGGCGCACGATCGAGTTGGCCGCGGCGCTGTCCGACGACTTCGACAGGCTCGAACGTCGGTGA
- the eccD gene encoding type VII secretion integral membrane protein EccD: MTSTTAAPATSSVTPGRPSTTRVTILTGRRMTDLVLPAAAPIDTYIDETVSVLADLLSDTPKDVLAGFDFSAQGEWVFARPGAPPLKATESLDDAGVVDGSLLTLVSVSRTERYRPLVEDVIDAIAVLDESPEFDRTALNRFVALTIPLVAAAVTVMALLAWTRAGHSWWWAVVLGVLGLGLLGASALATNRYQDLDMAESVLVASVPVLAGAVALAVPLPRGVDSLGAPQIAGAAAVVLLLTLATRGGPRRRAEVASFVAVAAIGAAAAAIAYGYGWQYWVPAGAIAFGLIVVTNAAKLTVAVARIALPPIPAPGETVANDELLDPVATPGADEESPTWQAIIASVPESAARLHERSQLAKRLLIGFLAAGALILAAGAIAVVMQGHFFVHTMIVAGLVTSICGFRSRLYAERWCAWALLAAAVAIPTGVMVKLCLWDPDRAWLVIAGYVAAGIVAVIIVGATSRVRRVSPVTKRILELLDGAAIAAVIPLLLWIAGVYDLLRNLRF; this comes from the coding sequence GTGACGTCCACCACCGCCGCGCCGGCCACGTCGAGCGTCACGCCGGGCCGGCCGTCGACCACCCGGGTCACCATCCTCACCGGTCGGCGAATGACCGACCTGGTGCTGCCTGCGGCGGCGCCGATCGACACCTACATCGACGAAACCGTCTCGGTGCTGGCCGATCTGCTCTCCGACACCCCGAAGGACGTGCTCGCCGGGTTCGATTTCTCGGCGCAGGGTGAGTGGGTGTTCGCCAGGCCGGGCGCACCGCCGCTGAAGGCCACCGAGTCGCTCGATGACGCGGGTGTGGTCGACGGATCGCTGCTGACGCTGGTCTCGGTCAGCCGCACCGAGCGGTACCGCCCGCTCGTCGAGGACGTCATCGACGCGATCGCCGTGCTCGACGAGTCCCCGGAGTTCGACCGCACGGCATTGAATCGCTTTGTGGCACTGACGATTCCGCTGGTAGCCGCCGCCGTCACGGTGATGGCGCTGCTGGCGTGGACGCGGGCCGGGCACAGTTGGTGGTGGGCGGTGGTGCTCGGTGTGCTGGGGCTGGGACTGCTCGGCGCCAGCGCGCTGGCCACCAATCGCTACCAGGACCTCGACATGGCGGAGAGCGTGCTGGTGGCGTCGGTCCCCGTGCTGGCCGGGGCCGTCGCGCTGGCGGTCCCGTTGCCCCGCGGCGTCGACTCGTTGGGGGCGCCGCAGATCGCGGGCGCCGCGGCGGTGGTGTTGCTGCTGACGTTGGCCACGCGGGGCGGCCCGCGGCGCAGGGCCGAGGTCGCGTCGTTCGTCGCGGTGGCGGCGATCGGCGCGGCGGCGGCGGCGATCGCGTACGGGTACGGCTGGCAATACTGGGTGCCAGCGGGGGCCATCGCGTTCGGCCTGATCGTCGTCACCAACGCGGCCAAGCTGACCGTCGCGGTCGCGCGCATCGCGCTGCCGCCGATTCCGGCACCGGGTGAGACGGTGGCCAACGATGAACTGCTCGACCCCGTCGCCACCCCGGGCGCCGACGAAGAGTCGCCGACCTGGCAGGCGATCATCGCATCCGTCCCGGAGTCCGCGGCGCGGTTGCATGAACGCAGCCAGTTGGCCAAGCGACTGCTCATCGGCTTCCTCGCCGCCGGCGCGCTGATCCTGGCCGCAGGCGCGATCGCCGTGGTAATGCAGGGCCACTTCTTCGTGCACACGATGATCGTCGCCGGGCTGGTCACTTCGATCTGCGGCTTCCGGTCGCGGCTCTACGCCGAACGTTGGTGCGCATGGGCGCTGTTGGCCGCCGCCGTGGCGATCCCGACCGGTGTGATGGTCAAGCTGTGCCTGTGGGATCCGGACCGCGCGTGGTTGGTGATCGCCGGCTATGTGGCCGCGGGCATCGTCGCGGTGATCATCGTCGGCGCCACCTCGCGCGTGCGGCGGGTGTCACCGGTGACCAAGCGGATTCTGGAGCTGCTCGACGGCGCGGCGATCGCCGCGGTCATCCCGCTGTTGCTGTGGATCGCCGGCGTCTACGACCTGCTGCGCAACCTGCGGTTCTAA
- a CDS encoding DUF427 domain-containing protein translates to MAVRMRDLFSGSVDALRFEPTAKRIRVCLSGDAVVQTEEALLVWEPRRIVPAYALPIAAMQNHLVPAGAESGDDDVDRPGADRAVLDPTVPFGAHTAAGTEFDVIAGEYTAAAAAFRPEDPDLADYVVLDFDSFEWREEDEPILSHPRDPFKRIDVLASSRHVRIEVDDTLLAESSRPMLLFETMLPVRFYLPREDVKVRLQHSDTVSFCAYKGRASYFSVPDGPRDVAWTYHEPLHDGEPVRDRICFFDERVDVTVNGVPRDRPVTPFS, encoded by the coding sequence ATGGCCGTCCGAATGAGGGACCTATTCAGCGGCAGCGTCGACGCGCTGCGCTTCGAACCCACCGCCAAACGCATCCGCGTGTGCCTGTCCGGAGACGCGGTCGTCCAGACCGAGGAGGCGCTGCTGGTCTGGGAACCGCGGCGCATCGTGCCGGCCTACGCGTTACCGATCGCGGCGATGCAGAACCACCTGGTGCCCGCGGGCGCGGAGTCCGGTGACGACGACGTCGACCGTCCCGGCGCCGACCGCGCCGTGCTGGACCCTACGGTGCCGTTCGGCGCCCACACGGCGGCGGGCACCGAATTCGACGTCATCGCAGGCGAATACACAGCGGCCGCGGCGGCGTTTCGGCCCGAGGACCCCGACCTCGCCGACTACGTCGTCCTCGACTTCGACAGCTTCGAGTGGCGCGAAGAGGACGAGCCGATCCTCAGCCACCCGCGGGATCCGTTCAAGCGGATCGACGTCCTGGCCAGCAGCCGCCACGTCCGCATCGAAGTCGACGACACCCTGCTGGCCGAGTCGTCGCGGCCCATGCTGTTGTTCGAGACGATGCTGCCGGTGCGGTTCTATCTTCCCCGCGAGGACGTCAAAGTTCGACTGCAGCACAGCGACACTGTCAGCTTCTGCGCGTACAAGGGGCGGGCGTCGTACTTCTCGGTTCCCGACGGGCCGCGCGACGTGGCGTGGACGTACCACGAACCGCTGCATGACGGCGAACCGGTGCGCGATCGCATCTGCTTCTTCGACGAGCGGGTCGACGTCACCGTCAACGGGGTGCCGCGGGACCGTCCGGTCACGCCCTTCAGTTAG
- a CDS encoding acyl-CoA dehydrogenase family protein — MSFDITPTAAQHDLAQRTHEFAEQCIRPVALEYDQRQEFPWPVLEEAAVRGFYSPLFYRDLIGDPTGLSLPMFMEELFWGCAGIGLAIVMPALALSAIGQAASPEQMLEWAPECFGTPGDLKLAALAISEPEGGSDVRNLRTTARRDGDDWIINGHKMWIGNGGIANVHVVNAVVDQELGHKGQALFIVPGGTPGLEMVRKLDKLGCRASHTAELKFNDVRIPGANLLGGQEKLEYKLGKAREAIEGGKHSGSATMGTFEQTRPMVAAQALGIARAALEYATEYANRREAFGAPIIDNQGIAFPLADLATGLDGARLLTWRASWMAATGVPFERGEGSMSKLAASEIAVRATERAIQTMGGWGYITDHPVEKWYRDAKLYTIFEGTSEIQRVVISNALGAADGKPPLHFDLEPTGGPINRTFGRGTPLRGRAADAALSAKDRVPAPIMRLAMNVLRPPRK; from the coding sequence GTGTCCTTCGACATCACGCCCACCGCAGCCCAACACGACCTCGCCCAGCGCACGCACGAGTTCGCCGAGCAGTGCATCCGGCCCGTGGCGCTCGAGTACGACCAGCGGCAGGAGTTCCCGTGGCCGGTCCTCGAGGAAGCGGCAGTCCGGGGTTTCTACAGTCCGCTGTTCTACCGCGACCTCATCGGCGACCCGACCGGCCTGTCGCTGCCGATGTTCATGGAAGAGCTGTTCTGGGGCTGCGCGGGCATCGGTCTGGCGATCGTGATGCCGGCCCTGGCGCTGTCGGCGATCGGCCAGGCAGCCTCACCGGAGCAGATGCTCGAATGGGCGCCCGAATGCTTCGGCACACCGGGCGATCTCAAGCTCGCCGCGCTCGCCATCTCCGAGCCCGAGGGCGGCAGCGACGTGCGCAACCTGCGCACCACCGCCCGCCGTGACGGCGACGACTGGATCATCAACGGGCACAAGATGTGGATCGGCAACGGCGGCATCGCCAACGTGCATGTGGTCAACGCCGTCGTCGACCAGGAACTCGGCCATAAGGGTCAGGCGCTGTTCATCGTGCCCGGCGGCACACCCGGCCTCGAGATGGTGCGCAAGCTCGACAAGCTCGGCTGCCGCGCGTCGCACACCGCCGAACTGAAGTTCAACGACGTCCGTATCCCGGGTGCGAACCTGCTGGGCGGCCAGGAGAAGCTCGAGTACAAGCTCGGCAAGGCCCGAGAGGCGATCGAGGGCGGCAAGCACTCCGGTTCGGCGACCATGGGCACCTTCGAGCAGACCCGGCCGATGGTCGCCGCGCAGGCCCTGGGTATAGCGAGGGCCGCGCTGGAGTACGCCACGGAGTACGCCAACCGCCGCGAGGCCTTCGGCGCGCCGATCATCGACAATCAGGGCATCGCGTTTCCGCTCGCAGACCTGGCCACCGGGCTCGACGGGGCGCGCCTGCTCACCTGGCGGGCGTCGTGGATGGCCGCCACCGGGGTTCCTTTCGAACGCGGCGAGGGATCGATGTCGAAGCTGGCCGCCAGTGAGATCGCCGTACGCGCAACCGAGCGGGCGATCCAGACGATGGGCGGCTGGGGTTACATCACCGACCATCCTGTGGAGAAGTGGTATCGCGACGCCAAGCTCTACACCATCTTCGAAGGCACCAGCGAGATTCAGCGCGTGGTGATATCGAATGCACTGGGTGCGGCCGACGGCAAGCCGCCGCTGCACTTCGATCTCGAGCCGACCGGTGGTCCGATCAACCGAACGTTCGGCCGCGGCACCCCGCTGCGGGGGCGCGCCGCCGATGCCGCGCTCTCGGCCAAAGATCGCGTTCCTGCCCCGATAATGCGGTTGGCGATGAACGTGTTGCGCCCGCCTCGCAAGTAA
- a CDS encoding HNH endonuclease signature motif containing protein, producing MNRTVDAVYDELEAALVKVAELSYDSLSPAEVLAVLARRERLFGALPAVDHVLIGQLAADAVPHEVGAASWPDALASALRISTKEANRRVASAQVLGPRRALTGEPLAPVLERTAAAQARGELGAEHVAIIEKFFTKLPGHVDYQARDLAEADLATVGAGLRPEHLTKVADRLMLLLDEDGPMPNDKERARRRFFTVGAQGSDGMSKVHGLLDPQARATLDAVLAKLAAPGMCNPADENPCVEGEPSQAHQAGDTRTTGQRNHDALTAMGRALLASGELGQHNGLPSTIVVTTTLKELESAAGFAVTGGGTLLPMADLIAMAATSHHYLVVYENHREVPMYLGRAKRLATPAQRLVLYSRDRGCTRPGCTASAYRAQVHHAAKDWADDGQTNIDELTLACGPDNRLVEKGGWRTRIRPDGRIEWLPPPAMDTGQDRVNNYHRPEKYLLPEEDQGP from the coding sequence ATGAATCGGACCGTCGACGCCGTCTACGACGAGTTGGAGGCCGCGTTGGTGAAGGTGGCCGAGTTGTCCTACGACTCGCTGTCGCCGGCTGAGGTGTTGGCTGTGTTGGCCCGTCGTGAGCGGCTTTTCGGTGCGTTGCCTGCGGTCGATCATGTGTTGATCGGTCAGCTGGCCGCCGATGCGGTGCCCCATGAGGTGGGCGCCGCTTCGTGGCCGGATGCATTGGCCTCCGCGTTGCGGATCTCGACGAAGGAGGCCAACCGGCGGGTCGCCTCGGCGCAGGTGCTGGGGCCGCGGCGGGCATTGACCGGTGAGCCGTTGGCGCCGGTGTTGGAGCGCACCGCGGCCGCACAGGCCCGCGGGGAGTTGGGCGCCGAGCACGTGGCGATCATCGAGAAGTTCTTCACCAAACTGCCGGGCCACGTCGACTATCAGGCCCGCGACTTGGCCGAGGCAGACCTGGCCACGGTGGGCGCCGGGCTGCGCCCCGAGCACCTCACCAAGGTCGCCGACCGGTTGATGCTGCTGCTCGATGAGGACGGTCCGATGCCCAACGACAAGGAGCGGGCGCGGCGTCGGTTCTTCACCGTCGGCGCGCAGGGCAGCGATGGGATGAGCAAGGTTCACGGGCTGCTCGACCCGCAGGCGCGCGCGACGCTGGATGCGGTTCTGGCCAAGCTCGCCGCGCCCGGGATGTGCAATCCGGCCGACGAAAACCCCTGCGTCGAGGGCGAACCCAGCCAGGCGCACCAGGCCGGCGATACCCGCACCACCGGCCAGCGCAACCACGACGCGTTGACCGCGATGGGCCGGGCGCTGCTGGCCTCAGGAGAGCTGGGCCAGCACAACGGACTGCCGAGCACCATTGTCGTGACGACGACGCTCAAGGAGTTGGAGTCGGCCGCGGGCTTCGCCGTCACCGGCGGCGGCACCCTGTTGCCGATGGCCGATCTGATCGCCATGGCTGCCACCAGCCACCACTATCTGGTGGTCTATGAGAACCACCGCGAGGTGCCGATGTATCTCGGACGCGCCAAGCGGCTGGCCACGCCGGCACAGCGCCTGGTGCTCTATTCGCGCGACCGCGGCTGCACCAGACCTGGTTGCACCGCGTCGGCCTACCGGGCTCAGGTGCATCACGCGGCCAAGGACTGGGCCGACGACGGCCAAACCAACATCGACGAGCTCACGCTGGCGTGCGGGCCGGACAACCGGCTGGTCGAAAAGGGCGGCTGGCGCACCCGCATCCGTCCCGACGGCCGCATCGAGTGGCTGCCGCCGCCGGCGATGGACACCGGACAGGACCGGGTCAACAACTACCACCGCCCCGAGAAGTACCTGCTCCCCGAAGAAGACCAGGGCCCGTGA